A genomic region of Hippoglossus hippoglossus isolate fHipHip1 chromosome 8, fHipHip1.pri, whole genome shotgun sequence contains the following coding sequences:
- the aldh3b1 gene encoding aldehyde dehydrogenase family 3 member B1 — translation MDDQSQVVERLRETFRSGVTIPEQFRRTQLTKLIAMLEENEEQIVNALHKDLAKPKFEAVLSEVDMVINELYYANANLNSWMKQEYVTRNLATKLDDCFVRREPLGVVLIIGAWNYPLQLLILPMVGAIAAGNCVIIKPSEISAATEHLIAELIPKYLSQDCYAVVQGGAEETKALLKNRFDHIFYTGSQAVARSVLVAASVHLTPVTLELGGKTPCLIYGGVNMEAAARRLVWAKYFNSGQSCVAPDYVLCTPATRDALLPKIRETLKDFYGTEPQTSPDLSRIVSPRHWTHLMELLGRSKGKVVVGGESNQEDRYIAPTVLVDVAEDDALMQEEIFGPILPIICVDSLEEGIAFINRKEKPLALYVFSDESSVVDVVMKNTSSGGFCSNDGILHMTLPSLPFGGVGSSGWGNYHGRWGFETFSHRRACMLRGWGLERLNGLRYPPYTERKLSWLRWSASPKSLCSIL, via the exons ATGGACGACCAGAGCCAGGTTGTGGAGAGGTTGCGGGAGACGTTTCGTTCAGGCGTCACAATCCCAGAGCAGTTTCGACGAACACAGCTGACCAAGCTCATAGCCATGCTCGAAGAAAACGAGGAACAGATTGTCAATGCGCTGCACAAAGACCTCGCCAAG ccAAAGTTTGAAGCCGTCCTGTCTGAGGTTGACATGGTGATCAATGAGCTCTACTATGCCAACGCTAACTTGAACAGCTGGATGAAGCAGGAGTATGTCACTAGGAACCTG GCCACAAAGCTGGACGACTGTTTTGTACGGAGAGAGCCATTAGGAGTGGTTTTAATCATTGGGGCTTGGAACTACCCCCTGCAACTCCTCATCTTACCCATGGTTGGAGCCATTGCAGCAG GAAACTGTGTGATCATCAAGCCTTCAGAGATCAGTGCTGCCACAGAACATCTGATAGCAGAACTCATCCCCAAGTATCTGTCTCAG GACTGTTATGCAGTGGTTCAGGGTGGAGCAGAGGAGACCAAAGCACTTCTGAAGAATCGCTTTGACCACATCTTTTACACAG gTTCTCAGGCTGTGGCACGCAGTGTCCTGGTGGCAGCCTCAGTCCACTTGACTCCAGTGACCTTGGAGCTGGGTGGCAAGACTCCGTGCCTGATATATGGTGGCGTGAACATGGAAGCTGCTGCTCGCCGCCTGGTGTGGGCAAAGTATTTTAACTCTGGCCAGAGTTGCGTCGCACCGGACTATGTGCTGTGCACGCCGGCCACACGGGACGCCCTGCTTCCTAAAATACGTGAAACCCTGAAGGATTTCTATGGCACGGAGCCTCAAACCTCTCCCGACCTGTCACGCATCGTGTCCCCTCGACACTGGACGCATCTGATGGAACTGCTCGGGAGGTCCAAAGGCAAAGTTGTTGTGGGAGGAGAGAGCAACCAGGAGGACAGGTACATAG CTCCCACAGTGTTGGTGGACGTGGCTGAAGACGATGCCCTAATGCAGGAGGAGATTTTCGGCCCCATCTTGCCCATCATATGTGTTGATTCTCTGGAGGAAGGCATTGCCTTCATCAACCGTAAAGAGAAGCCATTGGCTCTCTATGTTTTCTCTGACGAATCATCT GTGGTAGACGTCGTGATGAAAAACACCAGCAGTGGCGGATTCTGCTCTAATGACGGCATTCTACACATGACCCTGCCAAGTCTGCCCTTTGGAGGTGTAG GTTCCAGCGGGTGGGGCAATTACCATGGCCGCTGGGGCTTTGAGACATTCAGCCACAGACGGGCGTGCATGCTGCGTGGCTGGGGCCTGGAGAGACTCAACGGCCTGCGTTACCCACCTTACACTGAAAGGAAACTCAGCTGGCTGCGCTGGAGCGCCTCACCCAAGAGCCTCTGCTCAATATTGTga
- the LOC117766907 gene encoding serine/threonine-protein phosphatase 4 catalytic subunit B: MCVTMGDISDLDRQIEQLRRCELIKENEVKALCAKAREILVEESNVQRVDSPVTVCGDIHGQFYDLKELFRVGGDVPETNYLFMGDFVDRGFYSVETFLLLLALKVRYPDRITLIRGNHESRQITQVYGFYDECLRKYGSVTVWRYCTEIFDYLSLSAIIDGKIFCVHGGLSPSIQTLDQIRTIDRKQEVPHDGPMCDLLWSDPEDTTGWGVSPRGAGYLFGSDVVAQFNAANDIHMICRAHQLVMEGYKWHFNETVLTVWSAPNYCYRCGNVAAILELDEHLQREFIIFEAAPQETRGIPSKKPVADYFL; this comes from the exons ATGTGTGTGACAATGGGGGACATCAGTGACCTGGACCGACAGATAGAGCAGCTCCGACGCTGCGAGCTCATTAAGGAAAACGAAGTCAAAGCACTGTGTGCCAAAGCCAG AGAGATTCTGGTTGAAGAAAGCAATGTCCAGAGAGTAGACTCTCCTGTCACA GTATGTGGGGATATTCACGGTCAGTTCTATGACTTGAAAGAGCTATTTAGA GTTGGTGGAGATGTCCCAGAAACAAATTATCTCTTCATGGGTGACTTTGTGGACAGAGGCTTCTACAGTGTTGAGACTTTCCTTCTTCTGTTAGCGCTCAAG GTGCGTTATCCAGATAGGATCACCTTGATCCGGGGAAACCACGAGTCCCGACAAATCACCCAGGTCTACGGCTTCTACGATGAGTGCCTCCGCAAGTACGGCTCAGTCACTGTCTGGAGATACTGCACTGAGATCTTTGACTACCTGTCCCTCTCTGCTATCATTGATGGCAAG ATCTTCTGTGTGCACGGTGGCTTGTCTCCCTCCATCCAGACTCTGGACCAGATCCGGACCATTGACAGAAAACAGGAGGTGCCCCATGATGGGCCCATGTGTGACCTCCTGTGGTCAGACCCTGAAG ACACCACAGGGTGGGGGGTGAGTCCCAGAGGGGCTGGATACTTGTTTGGAAGTGATGTGGTGGCCCAGTTCAATGCCGCCAACGACATCCACATGATCTGTCGAGCACACCAGCTGGTCATGGAGGGCTACAAATGGCACTTCAACGAGACAGTGCTCACTGTGTGGTCAGCACCCAACTACTGCTACAG ATGTGGCAACGTGGCAGCAATCTTGGAGCTGGATGAGCATCTACAGCGGGAGTTCATCATATTTGAGGCAGCGCCGCAAGAGACCAGGGGCATTCCCTCCAAGAAGCCAGTAGCCGACTATTTCCTGTGA
- the cln3 gene encoding battenin isoform X2, which yields MEPPGSVNADPAERPDRDGRCTQWRNWSGFWLLGLCNNFAYVIMLSAAHDILKKQESHNTTASTEATLAVDFQVGNSSNSSRYDCNPVSTAAVLLADILPTLVIKLSVPFVIHNLPYGIRVLFCAAMAAASFLLVSLSSAVWISILGVIFASISAGLGELSFLSLTVFFNRDVLGGWGSGTGGAGVAGALLYSVLTQVGLSPQVTVQIMLVVPFAMLISYFSLLVPPPSLPQWKSRRTEYAAVGSEESRGLMDGAEEEEEDKSTPGSCVTEDVSTGPLTFTEKLHIIKGLLKFVFPLGLVYFAEYFINQGLMELLYFPNFFLSHAEQYRWYQTLYQVGVLVSRSSLCCVKIRKLWALSLLQVVNAVLLVFAVRYLFLPSAWLVFAIVLYEGLLGGAAYVNTFYFISKESEDRHREFAMAAASVGDSLGIALAGLAAFPVHRYFCSM from the exons ATGGAGCCGCCAGGCAGCGTGAACGCAGACCCTGCTGAGCGGCCGGACCGTGATG GTCGTTGCACACAATGGCGCAACTGGTCTGGGTTTTG GCTGCTTGGATTGTGCAACAACTTTGCTTATGTGATAATGCTGAGCGCTGCACACGACATCCTCAAGAAACAAGAGTCTCACAACACCACAGCATCT ACAGAAGCCACATTGGCCGTGGATTTCCAAGTTGGGAACAGTAGCAACAGTAGCCGTTATGACTGCAATCCTGTCTCTACTGCG GCGGTGCTGTTGGCTGACATCCTCCCAACGCTCGTCATCAAGCTTTCTGTTCCTTTTGTCATCCACAATCTGCCGTATGG TATCCGAGTGTTGTTCTGTGCCGCCATGGCAGCGGCGAGTTTCCTCCTTGTGTCCTTATCATCAGCTGTCTGGATCAGCATCCTTG gagtGATCTTTGCCAGTATCAGCGCTGGACTGGGAGAActgtccttcctctctctcactgtcttctTCAACAG GGATGTGCTGGGAGGTTGGGGCTCAGGTACAGGTGGTGCTGGTGTTGCTGGAGCCCTCCTCTACTCAGTCCTTACCCAGGTTGGCCTGTCACCTCAGGTCACAGTTCAAATTATGCTGGTGGTCCCATTTGCGATGCTGATCAG CTACTTCTCCCTACTGGTTCCTCCACCTTCATTACCTCAGTGGAAATCCAGAAGGACAGAGTATGCAGCCGTGGGCTCAGAGGAGAGCCGGGGGCTGATGGAtggtgcagaggaagaggaggaggacaaatcAACCCCAGGTTCATGTG TAACAGAGGACGTGAGCACTGGGCCTCTCACCTTCACAGAGAAACTGCACATCATCAAA GGCTTGTTGAAGTTTGTGTTTCCGTTGGGACTGGTCTACTTTGCTGAGTACTTCATCAACCAGGGCTTG ATGGAACTCCTGTATTTCCCCAACTTTTTCCTGTCCCATGCAGAGCAGTATCGCTG GTACCAGACATTGTACCAGGTTGGTGTGCTGGTGTCTCGATCCTCCCTGTGCTGTGTGAAGATCAGAAAACTGTGGGCTCTGTCTTTGCTACAG GTGGTGAATGCGGTGTTGCTTGTATTTGCCGTACGTTACCTATTCTTGCCCAGTGCCTGGCTGGTGTTTGCCATTGTCCTCTATGAGGGTCTGCTGGGTGGAGCTGCGTATGTCAACACCTTCTACTTCATCAGCAAAGAG AGTGAAGACAGACACAGGGAGTTTGCCATGGCTGCTGCCAGCGTAGGAGACAGTCTGGGTATAGCTCTGGCTGGACTTGCTGCTTTCCCTGTCCACAGATACTTCTGTTCCATGTGA
- the cln3 gene encoding battenin isoform X1 — protein MEPPGSVNADPAERPDRDGEGRCTQWRNWSGFWLLGLCNNFAYVIMLSAAHDILKKQESHNTTASTEATLAVDFQVGNSSNSSRYDCNPVSTAAVLLADILPTLVIKLSVPFVIHNLPYGIRVLFCAAMAAASFLLVSLSSAVWISILGVIFASISAGLGELSFLSLTVFFNRDVLGGWGSGTGGAGVAGALLYSVLTQVGLSPQVTVQIMLVVPFAMLISYFSLLVPPPSLPQWKSRRTEYAAVGSEESRGLMDGAEEEEEDKSTPGSCVTEDVSTGPLTFTEKLHIIKGLLKFVFPLGLVYFAEYFINQGLMELLYFPNFFLSHAEQYRWYQTLYQVGVLVSRSSLCCVKIRKLWALSLLQVVNAVLLVFAVRYLFLPSAWLVFAIVLYEGLLGGAAYVNTFYFISKESEDRHREFAMAAASVGDSLGIALAGLAAFPVHRYFCSM, from the exons ATGGAGCCGCCAGGCAGCGTGAACGCAGACCCTGCTGAGCGGCCGGACCGTGATGGTGAG GGTCGTTGCACACAATGGCGCAACTGGTCTGGGTTTTG GCTGCTTGGATTGTGCAACAACTTTGCTTATGTGATAATGCTGAGCGCTGCACACGACATCCTCAAGAAACAAGAGTCTCACAACACCACAGCATCT ACAGAAGCCACATTGGCCGTGGATTTCCAAGTTGGGAACAGTAGCAACAGTAGCCGTTATGACTGCAATCCTGTCTCTACTGCG GCGGTGCTGTTGGCTGACATCCTCCCAACGCTCGTCATCAAGCTTTCTGTTCCTTTTGTCATCCACAATCTGCCGTATGG TATCCGAGTGTTGTTCTGTGCCGCCATGGCAGCGGCGAGTTTCCTCCTTGTGTCCTTATCATCAGCTGTCTGGATCAGCATCCTTG gagtGATCTTTGCCAGTATCAGCGCTGGACTGGGAGAActgtccttcctctctctcactgtcttctTCAACAG GGATGTGCTGGGAGGTTGGGGCTCAGGTACAGGTGGTGCTGGTGTTGCTGGAGCCCTCCTCTACTCAGTCCTTACCCAGGTTGGCCTGTCACCTCAGGTCACAGTTCAAATTATGCTGGTGGTCCCATTTGCGATGCTGATCAG CTACTTCTCCCTACTGGTTCCTCCACCTTCATTACCTCAGTGGAAATCCAGAAGGACAGAGTATGCAGCCGTGGGCTCAGAGGAGAGCCGGGGGCTGATGGAtggtgcagaggaagaggaggaggacaaatcAACCCCAGGTTCATGTG TAACAGAGGACGTGAGCACTGGGCCTCTCACCTTCACAGAGAAACTGCACATCATCAAA GGCTTGTTGAAGTTTGTGTTTCCGTTGGGACTGGTCTACTTTGCTGAGTACTTCATCAACCAGGGCTTG ATGGAACTCCTGTATTTCCCCAACTTTTTCCTGTCCCATGCAGAGCAGTATCGCTG GTACCAGACATTGTACCAGGTTGGTGTGCTGGTGTCTCGATCCTCCCTGTGCTGTGTGAAGATCAGAAAACTGTGGGCTCTGTCTTTGCTACAG GTGGTGAATGCGGTGTTGCTTGTATTTGCCGTACGTTACCTATTCTTGCCCAGTGCCTGGCTGGTGTTTGCCATTGTCCTCTATGAGGGTCTGCTGGGTGGAGCTGCGTATGTCAACACCTTCTACTTCATCAGCAAAGAG AGTGAAGACAGACACAGGGAGTTTGCCATGGCTGCTGCCAGCGTAGGAGACAGTCTGGGTATAGCTCTGGCTGGACTTGCTGCTTTCCCTGTCCACAGATACTTCTGTTCCATGTGA
- the cln3 gene encoding battenin isoform X3 translates to MEPPGSVNADPAERPDRDGEGRCTQWRNWSGFWLLGLCNNFAYVIMLSAAHDILKKQESHNTTASTEATLAVDFQVGNSSNSSRYDCNPVSTAAVLLADILPTLVIKLSVPFVIHNLPYGIRVLFCAAMAAASFLLVSLSSAVWISILGVIFASISAGLGELSFLSLTVFFNRDVLGGWGSGTGGAGVAGALLYSVLTQVGLSPQVTVQIMLVVPFAMLISYFSLLVPPPSLPQWKSRRTEYAAVGSEESRGLMDGAEEEEEDKSTPVTEDVSTGPLTFTEKLHIIKGLLKFVFPLGLVYFAEYFINQGLMELLYFPNFFLSHAEQYRWYQTLYQVGVLVSRSSLCCVKIRKLWALSLLQVVNAVLLVFAVRYLFLPSAWLVFAIVLYEGLLGGAAYVNTFYFISKESEDRHREFAMAAASVGDSLGIALAGLAAFPVHRYFCSM, encoded by the exons ATGGAGCCGCCAGGCAGCGTGAACGCAGACCCTGCTGAGCGGCCGGACCGTGATGGTGAG GGTCGTTGCACACAATGGCGCAACTGGTCTGGGTTTTG GCTGCTTGGATTGTGCAACAACTTTGCTTATGTGATAATGCTGAGCGCTGCACACGACATCCTCAAGAAACAAGAGTCTCACAACACCACAGCATCT ACAGAAGCCACATTGGCCGTGGATTTCCAAGTTGGGAACAGTAGCAACAGTAGCCGTTATGACTGCAATCCTGTCTCTACTGCG GCGGTGCTGTTGGCTGACATCCTCCCAACGCTCGTCATCAAGCTTTCTGTTCCTTTTGTCATCCACAATCTGCCGTATGG TATCCGAGTGTTGTTCTGTGCCGCCATGGCAGCGGCGAGTTTCCTCCTTGTGTCCTTATCATCAGCTGTCTGGATCAGCATCCTTG gagtGATCTTTGCCAGTATCAGCGCTGGACTGGGAGAActgtccttcctctctctcactgtcttctTCAACAG GGATGTGCTGGGAGGTTGGGGCTCAGGTACAGGTGGTGCTGGTGTTGCTGGAGCCCTCCTCTACTCAGTCCTTACCCAGGTTGGCCTGTCACCTCAGGTCACAGTTCAAATTATGCTGGTGGTCCCATTTGCGATGCTGATCAG CTACTTCTCCCTACTGGTTCCTCCACCTTCATTACCTCAGTGGAAATCCAGAAGGACAGAGTATGCAGCCGTGGGCTCAGAGGAGAGCCGGGGGCTGATGGAtggtgcagaggaagaggaggaggacaaatcAACCCCAG TAACAGAGGACGTGAGCACTGGGCCTCTCACCTTCACAGAGAAACTGCACATCATCAAA GGCTTGTTGAAGTTTGTGTTTCCGTTGGGACTGGTCTACTTTGCTGAGTACTTCATCAACCAGGGCTTG ATGGAACTCCTGTATTTCCCCAACTTTTTCCTGTCCCATGCAGAGCAGTATCGCTG GTACCAGACATTGTACCAGGTTGGTGTGCTGGTGTCTCGATCCTCCCTGTGCTGTGTGAAGATCAGAAAACTGTGGGCTCTGTCTTTGCTACAG GTGGTGAATGCGGTGTTGCTTGTATTTGCCGTACGTTACCTATTCTTGCCCAGTGCCTGGCTGGTGTTTGCCATTGTCCTCTATGAGGGTCTGCTGGGTGGAGCTGCGTATGTCAACACCTTCTACTTCATCAGCAAAGAG AGTGAAGACAGACACAGGGAGTTTGCCATGGCTGCTGCCAGCGTAGGAGACAGTCTGGGTATAGCTCTGGCTGGACTTGCTGCTTTCCCTGTCCACAGATACTTCTGTTCCATGTGA